One window from the genome of Yarrowia lipolytica chromosome 1B, complete sequence encodes:
- a CDS encoding uncharacterized protein (Compare to YALI0B20570g, similar to Saccharomyces cerevisiae SMI1 (YGR229C); ancestral locus Anc_5.100, weakly similar to uniprot|P38678 Neurospora crassa Glucan synthase-1 (EC 2.4.1.34)) gives MNSFFNSVSDFIHSVTTPDRYASQQRSSKASQSAGANSQNRPLYNNDDNQSEMYQASSSYTGGYTNSPSASSSNLAGGAAADRANPYSSRNNSTTNFSASSTSVNKAPYAPGSRSSAIGNNDPAGVTRDSHELQEYVDGQPPAPSVAMSWERIDKWADEHYPELNDQLCYPATASDLNELEADLDCSLPLDVRDSCLIHDGQEKFGRPSGIIFGITLLDLETIAEEWYSWKKAAIRINREIARATGQTPTKQGGIFINPNAGSPNSSTPGSPVASVARQKNISSWLASQDSVPEGAVQLVYAHPGWIPLANDRAGNNIAVDLAPGKKGKWGQVILFGREFDRKYVVAQSWAHFLAMVADDFDRGNWEVDHDTEELWFKTDRGTFVSYFTVLKTRVERQFRHQMQRREHERRQAAAAAQQQQQQQQHHAQGGLHSPSPQHTQSMPAPGLGKPLTSKPAQDLDIVDLNEDTATIKDKGKATMGSALRKTIVDESKTAHTIVEPLEESEEIKGKGKGKEEDVNEAAEKAKVEATEKTKKAAKEAADKEAELKKAAEKAAEEKAKAEKKAAEAREKEEKEAKAAAKAKEEELKKEEVAKAAAKAEEEQKATAAAEAAKAEAKRAAEADASKKVEAEKAAAEESKESKAESEESKVERDLEELKIDEENGNAEEADEEADDDDEDDEEEGDSKEGEETKSTTASKSKSKKKNKKKGKK, from the coding sequence ATGAACTCGTTCTTCAACTCCGTGTCGGATTTCATCCACTCGGTCACAACCCCAGACAGATACGCGTCGCAACAGCGATCGTCAAAGGCGTCACAAAGCGCCGGCGCAAACTCCCAGAACAGACCGCTCTACAACAATGACGACAACCAGAGTGAAATGTACCAGgcttcctcctcgtacaCTGGAGGGTACACAAACTCCCCTTCGGCGTCGTCGTCCAATCTCGCCGGAGGAGCCGCTGCTGACAGAGCCAACCCCTACAGCTCCCGTAACAACTCGACCACCAACTTCTCGGCCTCATCCACGTCGGTCAATAAGGCTCCCTACGCTCCTGGATCACGGTCGTCCGCAATTGGAAACAATGACCCCGCAGGAGTCACCCGAGACTCACACGAATTGCAGGAGTACGTTGACGGTCAGCCGCCGGCTCCTTCGGTGGCCATGTCATGGGAGCGAATCGACAAGTGGGCTGACGAACACTACCCCGAGCTCAACGATCAGCTCTGCTACCCTGCCACCGCCTCCGATCTCAACGAACTGGAGGCCGATCTCGACTGTTCCCTTCCCCTGGATGTTCGAGACTCGTGTCTGATTCATGACGGCCAGGAGAAGTTTGGCCGACCCTCAGGCATCATCTTCGGCATCACCCTGCTCGATCTCGAGACCATTGCCGAGGAGTGGTACTCGTGGAAAAAGGCCGCCATCCGAATCAACCGGGAGATTGCTCGGGCCACCGGCCAGACCCCCACTAAGCAGGGCGGCATCTTCATCAATCCCAACGCCGGCTCTCCCAACTCTTCCACCCCCGGTTCCCCCGTGGCCTCTGTGGCCCGACAAAAGAACATCAGCTCATGGCTCGCGTCGCAGGACTCTGTCCCCGAGGGAGCCGTCCAGCTGGTTTATGCACACCCCGGCTGGATCCCTCTGGCCAACGATCGAGCCGGAAACAACATTGCTGTCGATCTGGCACCTGGCAAGAAGGGGAAATGGGGTCAGGTGATTCTGTTCGGTCGGGAGTTTGACCGAAAATACGTGGTGGCCCAGTCGTGGGCTCACTTCCTGGCCATGGTCGCCGATGACTTTGACCGGGGCAACTGGGAAGTTGACCACGACACTGAGGAGCTGTGGTTCAAGACCGACCGAGGCACATTTGTTAGCTACTTCACTGTACTCAAGACCCGAGTGGAGCGACAGTTCCGACACCAGATGCAGCGACGGGAACATGAGCGACGACAGGCCGCTGCCGCcgctcagcagcagcagcagcagcagcaacatcacGCACAGGGAGGCCTCCACTCTCCCTCACCACAGCATACACAGAGCATGCCAGCCCCTGGCCTGGGCAAGCCCCTGACCTCTAAGCCGGCCCAGGATTTGGACATCGTCGACCTCAACGAGGACACTGCCACCATTAAGGACAAGGGCAAGGCTACTATGGGCTCTGCTCTCCGAAAGACTATTGTTGACGAGAGCAAGACTGCTCACACAATTGTGGAGCCTCTtgaggagtctgaggagatcaagggcaagggcaagggcaaggaggaggatgtcAACGAAGCCGCCGAAAaggccaaggtggaggccaccgagaagaccaagaaggctgccaaggaaGCTGCTGATAAGGAAGcagagctcaagaaggccgccgagaaggccgctgaggagaaggccaaggctgagaagaaggctgctgaggctcgagagaaggaggagaaggaggccaaggctgccgccaaagccaaggaggaggagctcaagaaagAGGAGGTAGCTAAGGCTGCCGCCAAGGCTgaagaggagcagaaggCCACCGCTGCCGctgaggctgccaaggctgAGGCTAAGCGAGCTGCTGAGGCCGACGCTTCCAAGAAGGTagaggccgagaaggctgccGCTGAGGAGTCTAAGGAGTCTAAGGCTGAGTCTGAGGAGAGCAAGGTCGAGAGGGAtctcgaggagctcaagattgacgaggaAAACGGTAatgccgaggaggccgatgaggaggccgatgacgatgatgaagatgacgaggaggagggtgaCAGCAAGGAGGGtgaggagaccaagagCACAACCGCCTCAAagtccaagtccaagaagaagaataagaagaagggcaagaaaTAA